The genomic window CGCATGCCTGTCCTCCGAAATCTCCAGGTACTCGGGCGATTCCGCCCAGGCACGAAAAGAGATCTCATCGGGAAACGACATCAACACCACCTTCTCCCGATCCGTAGCGCCCTCGATAATGTGCGGCGATTCGTCAGCGGCCAGCAGCGTCCCCGAGTAGCGAGTGAAAACATCCAGGAAGCGCGCCTGGTACCGATCGTAGGCACCACGATCGGTGAACTTCAGTTGCGCAATCACATACACAGTCATGGTGCGACCCTAAGTCCCGCTGACGACTTCGACATCGAGGAAACCGGACAGACCCGCCCCGCATCCGAATAGATACGGCAGGACGTCGGCCGCCGCCTATATTGAGAAGTCGGTGACAGCGCCCGGTTGCCGGTTAGGGGATCGTATGTCGTTCGTGCTCATCGACACACCGCGGCCGCACGTCGCCCTCGTCACGCTCAACCGTCCCGATCGGATGAACGCGATGGCCTTCGACGTGATGATCCCGCTGCGCGAGGCACTCGAAGAAGTCAGCGCGGACAACGATATTCGGGTCGTAGTGCTCACCGGTGCGGGACAGGGTTTCTGCTCCGGTGCCGACCTACAGAGCGCCGGGAAGGTGCCCAATGTCGAAGGACTCACCGTCACCAGCATCGCGCGCCGCTCGATGGACCTGCTCAACGATGTGATGATCACCCTGCGGCGCATGCACCAACCGGTGATCGGCGCGATCAACGGTGCCGCCATCGGCGGCGGGTTCTGCCTCAGCGTCGCCACCGACATCCGAATCGCCGCCGACGAAGCCTACTTTCGCGCGGCAGGCATCAACAACGGCCTCACCTCCGCCGAACTGGGCATCAGCTACCTGCTGCCGCGCGCCATCGGCTCCTCCCGCGCGTTCGAGATCATGCTCTCCGGTCGCGATGTCGACGCCACCGAGGCCGAACGCATCGGCCTCGTCTCGCGCACCGTCCCCGCCGCCAAACTCCTCGAAACCTGCTACGACCTGGCCGACCGCATCATCAGCTTCAGCCGCGTAGGCACCGAACTCACCAAACGCATGCTCTGGAGCGGCATGGAAGCAGGCAGCTTCGAATCCCACATGCAACACGAGGGAACGGCCCAACTCTACGTCCGCCTAACCACCAACAACTTCGACGAGGCCATCCAAGCCCGCCGAGCCCACCGCCCCCCAATCTACGAAGACTGACCCCACCCACCGATGGCCCGTTCGGCGATCATTGGGAGGGTGGGCGTTTGAGGAGGGCGATGCATTCGACGTGGTGGGTGGCGGGGAAGGCGTCGAAGGCGCGTAGGTCTTCGAGGTGGTAGCCGGCGGCGTGGTATAGGCCTAGGTCGCGGGCGAAAGCGGCTGGGTCGCAGCCTATGTGGATGATGCGGGATGGGTCGGTGGAGGTTAGTGCGGCGATTACGTCTTTGCCTGCGCCTGCGCGTGGGGGGTCGAGGATGACCACGTCGGGGGCGGGGCCGCCGAGGCGCTCGGTCACCCATCGCTCCACTCGTTGGGCGTGCAGGTCCAGCCAGGAGAGGTCGCGGAGGGCGGCTGTGCCGTCGGCGACGGCCGAGCGGGCCGATTCCACCGCGAGGACCGCGCCGGTCTGTCCGACCTGCTCGGCCAGCCGGGAGGCGAAAACGCCTGCGCCGCTGTACAAGTCCCAAGCCAAGCCGCCGGGGAGCAGTCCGGACCACTCCACCAGGTCCGAATAACATTGCGCCGCACCGTGGTGCGCCTGCCAGAAGCCGGTCGCGGAGACTTCCCACCGACGCCCGGCCACATACTCGACCGCACGCCCGCTGCCGGAAATCACCCACTCGTCGCGTGCCGCATGGGTGGCCGCGCGCCGCGCCGACGCACTACGCCGCTCCTGCGCCTGTGGCACTTCCGGGCTGCGGTCACCGTTCTGTTCCGTACCGCTGCCGCCGCCGCGCGCGTCACTACGCCAGACGCCGCCGATCTCACCTGGACGGCGGCGACGGCCGCGTTCCGGAGTGCCCGGCGCATCGTCGCCGCGCCATTCGCTGGCCGGCTTGCCTGCTGGGCGGCGGCGGTTGCCTTGTTCGGCACTACGTCCGCCGGTGCGGTCATCGCGGCCGCGCGCACCCGGGTCGTCAGCACGTGACTTCCGCGCACGGTCGTCGTCTCCGCGTACGCCACCTGGTTCGGCGCCGGGACGGCGGCGATCGTTGCGCTCGGCACGGCCTCGTCTGTCGCGGCCGCGTTGATCGCCGCGGCGCTCGCTGGTCGCACCGGGGTCGGTGCGCTGCCAGTCGCTTGTCCGCGACTTGCGCCGCTCCCCCTCGGCCGTCGGCGTCAGTTCGACGATGTGGCGGACGCCGTCACCGTCGATCGCGATCACCAGGTCCGCACCCGGTGTCCACAATCGGTCCGCGACGCCGTCGAGGGCACCCGGAACCGGTTGTGGGCAGCGCAGATCCGCGATCACGTCGGTGCTGCGGTATCGATGGACGCCGGCTCGACCCGTCGCGTCGACGGCCAGTCGGATCCGGGTGCGCCAGCCGCCGGTGGCGTCGCCGGAGCCGGTGATCGGCTGCACGACGATTTCCCGCTCGATCCCCGCGAGCCTGCGCAGTTGTTCCGCGACGACCGATGCCTTCAGCGCCCGTTGGGCTTGCGGTGTGGCATAGGAGAAATCGCAGCACCCCGCACCACCCGGACCGGACACCGGGCAGGTGGCGGGGACGCGGTCCGGGGACGGCTCGAGGATTTCCACCACGTCGGCGCGGCAGAACGATCCGCCGCGATCCTCGGTGACCCGCACCCGCACCAGTTCACCCGGCAGCCCGTGCCGGACGAACACCACGCGCCCCTCGTGCCTGGCGACACAGAACCCACCGTGCCCCGGCGGTCCGAGCCGCACCTCGAAAGTTGTGTCACGCCAATCATTCATGACTCGCTCACTCATGATCGGTCGTCATAACCGCGACGCACCGCACCCGGCGCGTTCACCACACCGGGCGTACGCGCCCGCGTCGACGAACTCAACTGCCACGGCACGCTGGTCACCATCACTCCCGGCTCGAAAAGCAGTCGGCCCTTGAGCCGCAACGCACTCTGGTTGTGCAGCACCTGTTCCCACCAGTGACCGACCACGTACTCGGGGATGAACACGGTCACCACATCGCGCGGGGAGTCCTTGCGCACCCGCTTCACGTAATCGAGGACGGGCTTGGTGATTTCGCGGTATGGCGATTCGATCACCTTGAGCGGCACGGTGATATCGCTCTGCTCCCATTCGCGCACCAGCGCCCTGGTGTCGGCCTCGTCGACGTTCACGGTCACCGCTTCGAGCGTGTCCGGCCGGGTGGCGCGGGCGTAAGCCAGCGCACGCCGCGTCGGCAGATGCAGCTTGGACACCAGCACGATCGAGTGCGAGCGGCTGGGCAGCACACCGTCCCACTCATGCTCGTCCAGCTCGCGCGACACCGAATCATAGTGCTTGCGAATCATTTTCATCACGATGAAGATCGCGACCATCGTGATGATGGCGATGTAGGCGCCCGCGAAGAACTTGGTGATGAGCACGATGATCAGCACCGCGCCGGTCGCGCTCAGGCCGACCGCGTTGATCCCCCGCGACCGCTTCATCCGAGCCCGCTGCGCCGGATCGGTTTCGGTGCGCAGCAAGCGGGTCCAGTGCCGCAGCATGCCGGTCTGGCTGAGCACGAAGGAGACGAAGACGCCGACGATGTACAGCTGAATCAGCTTGGTGACCTCGGCGCCGAAGAACACCACGAACGCGATGGCGGCCCCGGACAGGAACAGGATGCCGTTGCTGAACGCCAGCCGGTCGCCTCGGGTGTGCAGCTGCCTCGGCAGGTAGCGGTCCTGCGCCAGAATCGACCCGAGCACCGGGAACCCGTTGAACGCGGTATTCGCGGCGAGGACCAGGATCAGCGCGGTCACCGTGGTGATGAAGAAGAACCCGATCGGGAAACCGTGGAACACCGTCTCCGCGAGCTGAGCGATCAGCGTCTTCTGGTGGTAGCCGTCGGGTGCGCCGATCAGGTCCGCCTCGTCGTGGGCGTAGACCACCCCGATCTTCTGGGCCAGAATGATGATCCCCATCAGCAGCACGATCGCGAACGTGCCCAGCATCAGCAGCGTGGTGGCGGCGTTGCGCGACTTGGGCTTCCGGAACGCGGGCACGCCGTTGCTGATCGCCTCGACACCGGTCAGCGCGGCACAGCCGGAGGAGAACGAGCGGGCGATCAAGAAGGCGAAGGCGAGACCGTAGAGGTGCTCGTCCTCCGCCTGCAATCCGAAGCCGGCCGACTCGGCCTGTAGATCGTCGCCGAGGATGAAGATCTGGAACAGCCCCCAGCCGAGCATGACGAACATGCCGACAATGAACGCGTAGGTCGGGATCGCGAACGCGGTGCCCGACTCGCGGACGCCACGCAGGTTGATCGCGGTCAGGATGGCGATGGCGACGACGGCGAACAGCACCTTGTGCGTGGCGACGAACGGGATGGCCGAACCGATATTGGACGCGGCCGAGGAAATCGAGACGGCCACCGTGAGCACGTAGTCGACGAGCAGGGCGCTGCCGACGGTCAACCCGGCGTTCGGTCCGAGGTTCGTCGTGGCGACCTCGTAGTCGCCGCCACCGGACGGGTAGGCGTGCACGTTCTGCCGGTAGCTGGCCACCACCACGGCCATCACGAACGCGACGGCGAGACCGACCCACGGCGCGTAGACGTAGGCGGAGATGCCGGCGGCGGAGAGCACGAGGAAGATTTCTTCCGGCGCGTAGGCGACCGAGGACATGGCATCGGAGGCGAACACCGGCAGCGCGATGCGCTTCGGCAGCAGGGTATGGCCAAGCGAATCACTACGGAAAGGCCTGCCCAGCAGCATTCGTTTCGCTGCCGTCGTCAACTTGGACACTGGAGCGAGCATAGGCCCCCGCACGGTCCGTCGTGCGCGTGGCTCGCAGGTTTGGCCGACGAGCGGAGGGGGAAAGTGGATGTAATCATTCGGCAGGTACCGTTCGAACGAACGAGAAGCAGACCGAACGCTTGGTTCCAGGAACGAGGTTGCACGGGTGTACGTAGTGATCATGGGCTGTGGGCGCGTCGGGTCGGCGCTGGCCCGCGCCCTCGTCCGGGTCGGTCACGAGGTCACCGTGATCGATCGGGACTCCGCCGCCTTCCTCCGGCTGGGCCAGGACTTCAGCGGTGAGCGGGTGACCGGCGTCGGCTTCGATCGAGATGTGCTGGTACGGGCGGGAATCGAGCGCGCCGACGCGTTCGCCGCGGTCTCCTCCGGCGATAATTCCAACATCATCTCCGCGCGGGTGGCCCGCGAGATGTTCGGCGTCGAGCGCGTGGTCGCCCGCATCTACGACGCCAAGCGCGCCGCGGTGTACGAGCGGCTCGGCATCCCGACCATCGCCACCGTGCCGTGGACCACCGACCGGTTCCTGCGCACCCTCATCGGCGACAGCACCACCACCACCTGGCGCGACCCCACCGGCACGGTGGCCGTGACGCAGCTGACGCTGCACGAGGACTGGTACGGCCGTACGGTCCGCGACCTGGAGCGCGACGTCCGCGTCCGGGTGGCGTTCATCATCCGATTCGGCCAGGGCCTGCTGCCCGACAGCAAGACCATCGTGCAGGCCGACGACGTCGTCTACGTCGCCGCGACATCCGGTTCGGTGGGTGAGGCCGTCGCACTGGCAGGCAAGCCCCCCGTGAGCGAGGACTGAACATGAAAGTGGCCATCGCCGGGGCAGGCGCCGTCGGTCGATCCATCGCCAGGGAATTGCTGCGCGGCGGACACCGCGTCATGCTGCTCGAGCGGCAACTCGACCACATCGAACCGGAGGCGATCCCGGACGCCGTCTGGGTGCACGCCGACGCCTGTGAGCTCGCGTTGCTCGAGGACGCGGGGCTGGAAACCTACGAGGTGGTCATCGCGGCCACCGGCGACGACAAGGCAAACCTGGTGCACAGCCTGCTCGCCAAGACCGAGTTCGGCGTGCGCCGAGTGGTGGCGCGGGTGAACGATCCGCGCAACGAATGGCTGTTCGACGGATCCTGGGGTGTCGACGTGGCGGTGTCAACGCCGCGCCTGCTCGCCTCGCTCGTCGAAGAGGCGGTCACCGTCGGCGATCTGGTGCGCCTGATGACGCTGCGGCAGGGCCAGGCCAACCTGGTCGAGATCACGCTGCCCGGCGACACCGGGCTGGCCGGAAAGCCGGTGCGCACGCTCACCCTGCCGCGCGACGCCGCCCTGGTGACGATTCTGCGCGGCGGCCGGGTGATCGTGCCGCAGCCGGACGATCCGTTCGAGGGCGACGACGAACTGCTGTTCGTCACCTCGGTGGAGGCCGAAGAGGATTTGCGGGTCGAACTCGCCAACCACGGCATCAAGCCTTGACTCCCCGACAGGGCTGATACGCGGGCGGCTGAGACCTGCTAGGCCACCTTCAGTTCCGCCCGCAACTTGTTCAGCGCACGGTGCTGCATCACCCGGACCACGCCGGGACTGGTGCCGATCGCCTCGGCGGTCTGCGCCGCCGACCAGCCGAGCACGAGGCGCATGACCAGCACCTCGCGGTGTGCGGGAGCAAGCACCTTCATGAGTTCCCTGGTAGCCGCGCGCCGCTCGGACACCAGCGCCCACTCCTCGGGTCCCGCGGCGGTTGACGCCGTATCCGGCATCTCCGCCATCGGATAGGTCGGATGCTGCTGGGAACGGCGGAACGCGTCGGCGACCTTGTTCGACGCGATGCCGTAGACGAAGGCGAGGAACGACTTGCCCTGATCGCGGTACCGCGGGATCGCGTTTACGGTGGCGATCAGGATCTCCTGCACCACGTCGTCGGCGGTCACCTGCAGATGGGCGGTATTGCCAAGGCGCGCACCGCAATACCGGCGGACCAGCGGATGGACGAGGCGGACGATCTCGGTGATGGCGGTGCGATCGCCCGCGGCCGCCGGGCCGATGTATTTGTCCAGTTCGGCCGACACTCGGCGGCTCTCCGACAGGGCCGGATTGTGGTTCTTCGACGATGCTGCGGGGTTGTGCTCGGTAGCCACGTCCGAGTCCTTTCGTGCGATCGTGCGTTGTTTCTTACGCAACGATCGTCTGATGAACTCGGCTGACCAGCCAGGCACCCCAGGGTGGGTAACCACCCACCTCTGCGGTGGAACTTGCCCCACCCCTGAACGTTTTCGCCAGCGGACCCGGCGGAGTTAACGCCTTATGCGGCCGCGGCAGTCCTAGTGGGCAGATGACCCGCGCGGCGAACCGCCCAGACCGTGACGCCCAGCGCGATCGCGGTCAGCGGCCAGCCCATGGCGATGCGGGTGAACGCGAGCCAGCCGGTGCGGTCGGTGTCGTAGAGCTGCGACTGCACCAGGTAGCGGGCGCCGAAGACCAGCACCCAGGTGGTGGTCGCGAGGTAGTAGAGGCGCTGCACCCGTTGATCGCTGCGCCAGGCGCTGCCGTGGCCGTTCAGCACGCCCCAGATCACGCCGACGAGCGGCCAGCGCACCAGCATCGAGACGAGGAACACGCCCGCGTAAACCAGGCTCGTGTAGATGCCGAACAGGAAGAAGCCCTTGGCCTCCCCCATCCGGTAGGCGATGAACGCGCAGATGCCGACGCCGAAGAAGCCGGAGATGGCGGGCTGGACGGGGCTGCGCCGGATCAGCCGCCAGACCAGGATCAACGCGGCCACACCGAGCGCCGCCCAGATCGCCGCGGTCAGTCCGGCGAAACTGTTCACGGGGACGAACACGACCACGGGAACTGTCGAATAGATCAGGCCACTGAAACCGCCGAGCTGCTCGAGCAGGGTCTGCTCGGCGGCTTCCTCGTCACGGTCGAGAGCCGCGGCAGGCTCGTTGTGTTCGCCTGAGGGGGCGTTGTCGTTGCTCGATGGCATACGTCAGCTGTTCCCGCGCAATTCGTAGTAGGGGTTGTAGATCACTTTGCGGCCGTCTCGATCGCCGACCCGGCCGCGAACCAAAATACGCCGTCCCGGCTCGATACCGGGGATGCGCCGACGGCCGATCCACACCAGGGTGATGGCATCGGTGCCGTCGAAGAACTCCGCTTGCACACTGGCGCCCGCGGACTTCGGACACGCTTCGACACTGCGTAGCCTACCGAGCATCGTGGCCTCGTCACCGCGACGACACTCCGAAGCGCGGCACGCACCCGAGGCTTCCGATTTCTCGGCAAGTTCCTCGGCGTCCAACTGGTCGAGATCCTCGGTCAGTCTGCGGCCCAGACGTCGAAAATACCCTGAGGCAGCGGATGACATTTCGCACGTTCTCCTGCATAGCGCAGACAGTGTGGGTCGCACACCATCGTGGTTTCCGTGCACGACCGGCTGTGGACGTACACCCGCCACTGTAGATGCCCCGGCGCACCCCCGCTACGCTCGGACCGGTGTTCGACTCCCCACACCCCGTGTCGGCCGCCCACGGCGTCGTGGCGTTGCCCGGCACCGGATCCGATGCGGATTTCGCCCGCCGTGCCTTCGCGCCCGCCTGCGTAGCGCGCCGTCTCGACGTGGTCGCGGTGGAGCCCGACCCACGGGCGGTGGTCGCGAGCTATCGGGCCGCGCTCGATGCCGCAGCCGCGGCGGGACCGATTGTTGTGGCGGGAATCTCGTTGGGTGCCGCGGTCGCGATCGAGTGGGCGGCCGAGCATCCGGAGCTCACCGTCGGGGTGGTCGCGGCGCTACCCGGGTGGACCGGACCCGACACCGCCGCCTGCCCCGCCTCGT from Nocardia iowensis includes these protein-coding regions:
- a CDS encoding APC family permease; protein product: MSKLTTAAKRMLLGRPFRSDSLGHTLLPKRIALPVFASDAMSSVAYAPEEIFLVLSAAGISAYVYAPWVGLAVAFVMAVVVASYRQNVHAYPSGGGDYEVATTNLGPNAGLTVGSALLVDYVLTVAVSISSAASNIGSAIPFVATHKVLFAVVAIAILTAINLRGVRESGTAFAIPTYAFIVGMFVMLGWGLFQIFILGDDLQAESAGFGLQAEDEHLYGLAFAFLIARSFSSGCAALTGVEAISNGVPAFRKPKSRNAATTLLMLGTFAIVLLMGIIILAQKIGVVYAHDEADLIGAPDGYHQKTLIAQLAETVFHGFPIGFFFITTVTALILVLAANTAFNGFPVLGSILAQDRYLPRQLHTRGDRLAFSNGILFLSGAAIAFVVFFGAEVTKLIQLYIVGVFVSFVLSQTGMLRHWTRLLRTETDPAQRARMKRSRGINAVGLSATGAVLIIVLITKFFAGAYIAIITMVAIFIVMKMIRKHYDSVSRELDEHEWDGVLPSRSHSIVLVSKLHLPTRRALAYARATRPDTLEAVTVNVDEADTRALVREWEQSDITVPLKVIESPYREITKPVLDYVKRVRKDSPRDVVTVFIPEYVVGHWWEQVLHNQSALRLKGRLLFEPGVMVTSVPWQLSSSTRARTPGVVNAPGAVRRGYDDRS
- a CDS encoding enoyl-CoA hydratase; amino-acid sequence: MSFVLIDTPRPHVALVTLNRPDRMNAMAFDVMIPLREALEEVSADNDIRVVVLTGAGQGFCSGADLQSAGKVPNVEGLTVTSIARRSMDLLNDVMITLRRMHQPVIGAINGAAIGGGFCLSVATDIRIAADEAYFRAAGINNGLTSAELGISYLLPRAIGSSRAFEIMLSGRDVDATEAERIGLVSRTVPAAKLLETCYDLADRIISFSRVGTELTKRMLWSGMEAGSFESHMQHEGTAQLYVRLTTNNFDEAIQARRAHRPPIYED
- a CDS encoding potassium channel family protein — translated: MKVAIAGAGAVGRSIARELLRGGHRVMLLERQLDHIEPEAIPDAVWVHADACELALLEDAGLETYEVVIAATGDDKANLVHSLLAKTEFGVRRVVARVNDPRNEWLFDGSWGVDVAVSTPRLLASLVEEAVTVGDLVRLMTLRQGQANLVEITLPGDTGLAGKPVRTLTLPRDAALVTILRGGRVIVPQPDDPFEGDDELLFVTSVEAEEDLRVELANHGIKP
- a CDS encoding potassium channel family protein codes for the protein MYVVIMGCGRVGSALARALVRVGHEVTVIDRDSAAFLRLGQDFSGERVTGVGFDRDVLVRAGIERADAFAAVSSGDNSNIISARVAREMFGVERVVARIYDAKRAAVYERLGIPTIATVPWTTDRFLRTLIGDSTTTTWRDPTGTVAVTQLTLHEDWYGRTVRDLERDVRVRVAFIIRFGQGLLPDSKTIVQADDVVYVAATSGSVGEAVALAGKPPVSED
- a CDS encoding OB-fold nucleic acid binding domain-containing protein; protein product: MSSAASGYFRRLGRRLTEDLDQLDAEELAEKSEASGACRASECRRGDEATMLGRLRSVEACPKSAGASVQAEFFDGTDAITLVWIGRRRIPGIEPGRRILVRGRVGDRDGRKVIYNPYYELRGNS
- a CDS encoding DUF1330 domain-containing protein, with the protein product MTVYVIAQLKFTDRGAYDRYQARFLDVFTRYSGTLLAADESPHIIEGATDREKVVLMSFPDEISFRAWAESPEYLEISEDRHAGADTVTLLVKGLGHR
- a CDS encoding class I SAM-dependent RNA methyltransferase — encoded protein: MSERVMNDWRDTTFEVRLGPPGHGGFCVARHEGRVVFVRHGLPGELVRVRVTEDRGGSFCRADVVEILEPSPDRVPATCPVSGPGGAGCCDFSYATPQAQRALKASVVAEQLRRLAGIEREIVVQPITGSGDATGGWRTRIRLAVDATGRAGVHRYRSTDVIADLRCPQPVPGALDGVADRLWTPGADLVIAIDGDGVRHIVELTPTAEGERRKSRTSDWQRTDPGATSERRGDQRGRDRRGRAERNDRRRPGAEPGGVRGDDDRARKSRADDPGARGRDDRTGGRSAEQGNRRRPAGKPASEWRGDDAPGTPERGRRRRPGEIGGVWRSDARGGGSGTEQNGDRSPEVPQAQERRSASARRAATHAARDEWVISGSGRAVEYVAGRRWEVSATGFWQAHHGAAQCYSDLVEWSGLLPGGLAWDLYSGAGVFASRLAEQVGQTGAVLAVESARSAVADGTAALRDLSWLDLHAQRVERWVTERLGGPAPDVVILDPPRAGAGKDVIAALTSTDPSRIIHIGCDPAAFARDLGLYHAAGYHLEDLRAFDAFPATHHVECIALLKRPPSQ
- a CDS encoding sigma-70 family RNA polymerase sigma factor, whose product is MATEHNPAASSKNHNPALSESRRVSAELDKYIGPAAAGDRTAITEIVRLVHPLVRRYCGARLGNTAHLQVTADDVVQEILIATVNAIPRYRDQGKSFLAFVYGIASNKVADAFRRSQQHPTYPMAEMPDTASTAAGPEEWALVSERRAATRELMKVLAPAHREVLVMRLVLGWSAAQTAEAIGTSPGVVRVMQHRALNKLRAELKVA
- a CDS encoding DUF3159 domain-containing protein; amino-acid sequence: MPSSNDNAPSGEHNEPAAALDRDEEAAEQTLLEQLGGFSGLIYSTVPVVVFVPVNSFAGLTAAIWAALGVAALILVWRLIRRSPVQPAISGFFGVGICAFIAYRMGEAKGFFLFGIYTSLVYAGVFLVSMLVRWPLVGVIWGVLNGHGSAWRSDQRVQRLYYLATTTWVLVFGARYLVQSQLYDTDRTGWLAFTRIAMGWPLTAIALGVTVWAVRRAGHLPTRTAAAA